CCGGTTGCACGCAGGTAATCGCCTGCATGAAACACCAACTCATACGTGCCCGGCCGAAAATCGCCCTGCGGCAGGATCGGCACATCGGTGCGGCCATCCTCGTTGGTCACCGTTTCGGCAATCTTGCGCGGCACCTCTGCGTTCAGATCGAAAAGCACGATTCTGATCCCCTCCGCCGGACATCCC
This is a stretch of genomic DNA from Aquicoccus sp. G2-2. It encodes these proteins:
- the uraH gene encoding hydroxyisourate hydrolase, translated to MAGYLTTHVLDTARGCPAEGIRIVLFDLNAEVPRKIAETVTNEDGRTDVPILPQGDFRPGTYELVFHAGDYLRATGQAAEAPLFLDIVPIRFGMSDAEAHYHVPLLLSAHGYSTYRGS